The Providencia rettgeri genome includes a window with the following:
- the iolB gene encoding 5-deoxy-glucuronate isomerase — protein MSKLLSKYHAPDAHKRTQHITPQIANWGYVHFDVYELKQGESISLPASENEMCLVLVAGKATIKTTNQTFENIGDRMDPFERKKPYAVYVTAQEFAEVIADTDLELAVCSAKGKGTYPTRLIGPDDIGAEQRGHGYNKRYVHNILPDDKAADSLLVVEVFTDEGCTSSYPSHKHDTDNEPNETYLEETYYHRLNPSQGFCMQRVYTDDRELDECMAVYNKDVVMVPKGYHPMATVAGYDNYYLNVMAGPTRKWLFTWEKDHNWVNSEIYAAKHREK, from the coding sequence ATGTCAAAATTATTGTCGAAATACCATGCTCCAGATGCACATAAGCGTACTCAGCATATCACTCCACAAATCGCTAACTGGGGTTATGTTCACTTTGATGTTTACGAATTAAAACAAGGTGAGTCTATTTCCTTACCTGCTTCTGAAAATGAAATGTGCTTAGTCTTAGTCGCAGGTAAAGCGACGATTAAAACAACTAATCAAACGTTTGAAAACATTGGCGACCGAATGGATCCTTTCGAACGTAAAAAACCCTATGCTGTGTATGTGACAGCCCAAGAGTTTGCTGAGGTCATCGCAGATACCGATCTTGAATTGGCCGTTTGCAGTGCTAAAGGAAAGGGCACCTATCCAACACGTTTAATTGGTCCAGATGATATTGGTGCAGAGCAACGTGGCCATGGTTATAACAAGCGCTACGTGCATAATATTTTACCGGATGATAAAGCCGCTGACAGCTTATTAGTCGTGGAGGTCTTTACAGATGAAGGCTGCACCAGCTCTTATCCAAGCCATAAACATGACACCGATAATGAACCCAATGAAACTTATCTAGAAGAAACCTATTATCATCGTTTAAATCCATCTCAAGGTTTTTGTATGCAGCGTGTTTACACTGACGACCGCGAGTTAGATGAGTGCATGGCGGTATATAACAAAGATGTTGTTATGGTACCAAAAGGGTATCACCCAATGGCGACAGTGGCTGGCTATGATAACTATTACCTTAATGTGATGGCGGGACCAACACGTAAATGGTTATTTACATGGGAAAAAGACCATAACTGGGTGAACAGCGAAATCTATGCAGCGAAACATCGTGAAAAGTAA
- a CDS encoding Cholesterol dehydrogenase encodes MKISIIGATGFVGRVLVAEALLRHHQVTAISRHSNQLSQHAHLITAAGDITDIPWLTSRLKGQDVVISAFNGGWQNPNLYQDTVAGNLAILHAVQKSMVKRFIVVGGAGSLKTTAGIDLIDSPDFPAEIKPGAQAMREFKNQLQSIDSLDWTYVSPAAMLEEGERTETFRLGGNQLLMNGNTPAKISVEDFAVAILDEVNNSQFIRQQFTAAY; translated from the coding sequence ATGAAAATATCGATTATTGGCGCAACAGGTTTTGTTGGCAGAGTATTAGTCGCTGAAGCGCTACTTAGGCATCACCAAGTAACAGCGATTTCTCGTCATAGTAATCAACTATCTCAACACGCTCACTTAATCACCGCTGCAGGAGATATCACCGATATTCCATGGTTAACCTCACGCCTTAAGGGGCAGGATGTGGTTATCAGCGCGTTTAATGGCGGCTGGCAGAACCCTAATTTGTATCAAGATACTGTTGCGGGTAACCTCGCAATTTTACATGCTGTACAAAAATCCATGGTCAAACGGTTCATTGTGGTGGGTGGTGCAGGAAGTCTAAAAACCACTGCAGGTATTGATTTAATTGACTCCCCTGATTTTCCCGCTGAAATAAAGCCTGGCGCCCAAGCAATGAGAGAATTTAAAAACCAATTACAATCCATTGATTCATTAGATTGGACCTACGTTTCTCCTGCCGCCATGCTTGAAGAAGGAGAAAGAACAGAAACCTTCCGGCTTGGCGGGAATCAATTATTAATGAATGGTAATACTCCCGCTAAAATTTCTGTTGAAGACTTTGCAGTTGCTATTCTTGATGAAGTGAATAATTCACAATTTATTCGCCAACAATTTACCGCAGCCTATTAA
- a CDS encoding integral membrane protein, YccS/YhfK family, with protein MRTFPAIHDGIIFTSCMFFSAATAFVILDAQAAMWATFSTLYSFNLFNAAKEYKNYAYTACCLLMILVAIFIGDTLRLGTAYYIYLAIFSFIYYQLYGTDPAMDLTMKFMIIMSTIGTILPDISRSLALGFIIGSGVTLITYYLLSHKMTRHSVITSALVEQNLFTLRKNIIPRSMIYALGLLLALAIPRSIDLGHFYWTLLTFVFVLHPKSQSIVKITLQRVLGSLISVLLLYFLFNLPLMPYIGLIAVVVFAFLMPMSFHHGYTFMTFVVTSLILSILELVIYWRHPTYELLFDRVLETALGGTIAIMTSIILKLFRETK; from the coding sequence ATGAGAACGTTTCCTGCTATTCATGATGGGATTATTTTTACCAGCTGTATGTTTTTTAGTGCCGCAACTGCTTTTGTGATTTTAGATGCGCAAGCAGCGATGTGGGCGACATTCTCAACACTGTATTCATTTAATTTATTCAATGCAGCAAAAGAATATAAAAACTATGCTTACACCGCTTGTTGTTTATTGATGATTTTAGTGGCTATTTTTATCGGTGATACCCTGCGGCTTGGTACGGCGTATTATATTTATCTCGCCATTTTTTCGTTCATTTATTACCAATTGTATGGCACAGATCCCGCAATGGATTTAACGATGAAGTTTATGATTATCATGTCGACAATTGGCACCATTTTACCTGATATATCAAGAAGTTTGGCGTTAGGTTTTATTATTGGCAGTGGAGTAACGCTAATCACGTATTATCTCCTTAGTCATAAAATGACACGCCATAGCGTTATTACGAGTGCTTTAGTTGAACAAAATTTGTTTACGTTGAGAAAAAATATTATTCCCCGTTCGATGATTTATGCTTTAGGGCTATTACTCGCACTTGCCATTCCACGCAGTATAGATCTAGGGCACTTTTATTGGACATTATTGACCTTTGTTTTTGTATTGCATCCAAAATCACAAAGCATCGTTAAAATTACTTTGCAGAGAGTCTTAGGCAGCCTTATTTCTGTTTTATTGCTGTATTTTTTATTCAACCTACCACTTATGCCATACATCGGTTTAATTGCAGTTGTGGTATTCGCCTTTTTAATGCCAATGAGTTTTCATCATGGATATACGTTTATGACATTTGTCGTGACAAGCTTAATTTTATCTATTCTTGAGCTCGTTATATATTGGCGTCACCCAACCTATGAATTATTGTTTGACCGCGTTCTTGAAACCGCCTTAGGAGGAACCATCGCCATCATGACGAGTATTATTTTAAAGTTATTTAGAGAAACGAAATAA